GATCCAAAAGGGCAGACTCTCACCCCATGCAACAATTATGGAAATAGGAGCTCATCAGGGATATCTCTTGGCAGATATCATCCAGTTTCTCTATACTTTCGATCCTGCATTGTTAAAAACATTGCAATTTGGCATTGTGGAGCCTATTGCAAAACTACGTTCATTGCAAAATGAGTATTTGAAAGAAAGTTTTGGCGATGCAATCCAGTTTCATCATTACAGTTCGTTCGATGAGGTTCGGTGCAAAGAGGCATTTGTAGTTGCGAATGAAATATTTGATGCATTTGGATGTGAACTTGTCTATAAAGGGAAACAGGCATATGTTTCAAAGGATTTTATGATTGAATGGAAGGAAGCAGATTCAAAAATTCTTGAACTTGCCAAAAGTTTTGGACAGATAAAGGGAGAAGTTGCCGTAGGATATGAAGAATTCGCCAAAAAACTATATAGTGCATTTGAAAAAGTGGAGTTCGTAACATTTGATTATGGTGATTTGGAAGTGAGAAACGATTTTAGTATTCGGGTCTATACGAACCACCAAGTTTTTCCATTTTTTGATGAAAAACTAGATATCAAGCAAGTATATAAAAGAAGCGATATCACCTATGATGTCAACTTTTCCCATCTCAGAAAGGCTTTCGAGGAGTCTGGATTTGTGGTGGATGCCTATCAGACGCAGTTGGCTGCTTTAGTGGAGTTTGGTATTATGGAGCTTCTTGAAGAGATTTTGCAGAAAAAAGGGTATGATCTGTATAGGCAAGAGCTTGAGAAAGTCAAAATTCTTATCCACCCTTCTCATATGGGAGAACGCTTTAAGATGATACAGTTTAGTAAAGGATAAAATTTATTACTTATGATATAATAGTTGCAAAAGGAGGGGAAATGAGAAAAATTGTTGCAACTATTCTTTTTGCATTAGTTCTATATGCCGACAGTATCAATGGATGGACACGGCTGCATGAGGCTATCTATAAAGAGGACATGAAACAGATTGAGCGATTGATCAAAAACGGAGCAGATATAGAAGCTTCTAGCAAAGCGGGGATTACCCCACTACTGATGGCTGTCAAGATGCGAAATCTGGATATTGTAAAATATTTGATCGAACATGGTGCCGATGTGGATGATGAGGACAACAACGGAATGACGGCTTTGCACTATGCTGTGGGCGAACGAAGAGTAGGTATCGTAAAGTATCTTCTCAAACACGATGCCGATATTAATGCAAAAAACAGATAT
This region of Nitratiruptor sp. YY08-10 genomic DNA includes:
- a CDS encoding SAM-dependent methyltransferase: MRFSTFMNEWLYASDGYYANQLQIGKSGDFFTAVSVTPLFGGAIAKHIYTQIQKGRLSPHATIMEIGAHQGYLLADIIQFLYTFDPALLKTLQFGIVEPIAKLRSLQNEYLKESFGDAIQFHHYSSFDEVRCKEAFVVANEIFDAFGCELVYKGKQAYVSKDFMIEWKEADSKILELAKSFGQIKGEVAVGYEEFAKKLYSAFEKVEFVTFDYGDLEVRNDFSIRVYTNHQVFPFFDEKLDIKQVYKRSDITYDVNFSHLRKAFEESGFVVDAYQTQLAALVEFGIMELLEEILQKKGYDLYRQELEKVKILIHPSHMGERFKMIQFSKG
- a CDS encoding ankyrin repeat domain-containing protein, with the protein product MRKIVATILFALVLYADSINGWTRLHEAIYKEDMKQIERLIKNGADIEASSKAGITPLLMAVKMRNLDIVKYLIEHGADVDDEDNNGMTALHYAVGERRVGIVKYLLKHDADINAKNRYGITPLHQAAYMGDVKMIDLLLKLGADPNIKNALGMNPCQLAYAKHRFLVAKYMQSFTKGECVVGDN